The bacterium region CCCGGCCGGGGCCGACTGGCGGCCTTCCTGCGGGCCCTGTTGGCCGCGGTGGACGCGGGGGCCGTGGCGCGCGGCGAGCAGGCCGCCTGCGCCGGAGAACGGGAGTCCGAGGCGTGAGCCCCACCTGCGCCCTGGCGCTGGCCTACGACGGCACCGACTTTTCCGGTTGGCAGTTCCAGCCGGGGCGCCGCACGGTGCAGGGGGAGCTGGAAAGCATCCTGGAGCGTTTCTACGGCCGGAGGGTCCCCGTCGCCGGCTCGGGGAGGACCGACGCCGGGGTGCACGCCCTGGGCCAGGTGGCATCCTTCACCGCGGAGCGCGCCTATCCGGCCGCCACGCTTTTCCGCGCCCTCGGCGCCCTTCTACCGGCGGATATCCGCCTTCTCAGCTGCGCCGAGGTGGAGCCCGGCTTCGACCCGCGCCGCGACGCCCGGTCGCGCACCTACGAATATTTCCTCCTCCCCGGCGGCTCCCTCTTTCACTCCCGCTACGCGCTTTCTGTCGAGGAGGGGCTGGACTGGGAGGGGATGGGCGAGGCCGCCCGGCTCTTCGAGGGGCGGCGGGATTTCGCCGCCGTCGGGAGCCCGGTGAGCCCCGGCGGGGGCACGGTGCGGGAGATCCACCGCTGCCGGCTGGAGGAGGGGCGCGGCTGCCGTCGCCTCATCGTGACCGCCGACGCCTTCCTCCACCGGATGGTCCGCGCCGTGGTCGGCTGCCTGCTGGCCGTGGGGAGCGGGAAGATGACGGCCGACGACACCGTCCGGCTGCTGGACTCGGTGGACCGGTCGCAGGCGCCCGCCGCGGCCCCGGCCCGGGGGCTCTTCCTGGCGCGGGTGGACTACGCGGAATTTTCCTGCGACCCCGATCCGGGCCCCTTTCAACACCACTTCGCCTGAAGTCGGCGGACAAACCGTTGAATTACAATGAGTTGAACGAATCACCCATCCCTGAGTGCGCTCCGTATCCGTGCCGTATCGGACGCCCGTCGGGCCCCCCGGGATGACAAAACCCGTAAGATGTATTATATTATAGGCGTAGGTACTTGACCGCGCCGCGCATTAATTGGGAATACCCACGACCGCCCGGCGTCGAGGGACGGGAGATTGCCCGATGAGCCGTTCGCGGGACCAGGAACGCTTCAGCCAGATCGAGGTCTTCGAGGCCTTCGGTCAGGCGCTGACCGGCTCGTTGAATCTCGCCGAGATTCTGCGCCGGATGGCGGCGGTCGTGGTCGAGCAACTGGGCTACCGCAACTGCGCCATCGTGCTGCACCACCCGGACCGGCACGAGCTCGAGGTCCACACCATCGTCGGCTGGAACTACGAGCCGATGGCCGGGGCGCGCTTCCCCGATTCCCAGGGGGTCACCGGCGAGGTGGTCCGGACCGGCCGGACGGCCGTCGTCCCAGAAACCCGCGGGGAGCCCCGCTACATCTCGGGTCAGCCCGGCGGCGAGAGCGGCCGCAGCGAGATCGCCGTCCCCATCACCTTCGGTGGCCGGGTCATGGGGGTCCTCGACTGCGAGTCGAACGAGCCCGACGCCTTCGGGGACTACGACGCCCGTCTCCTGGGCACCCTGGCCTCGGCCATCGGGTCCGCCATCCACAACGCAAGCCTCTACACCCAGGCCCAGCGCATGATCGAGGAGCTCGAGTCCATCCTCGAGGTCTCGAAGCTCCTGTCCTCCTCGGGCACCCTCGACATCCTCTTCCGACGCATCCTGGAGCACGCCTGCCGGATAACCAACTCCAAGGCCGGCTCCATCTCCCTCTTTAACCCCGCCGAGAACCTGATGCGGCTGGCCGCGGTCAAGGGGCTGAACGTGATGGTCAAACCGGACGCCACCT contains the following coding sequences:
- the truA gene encoding tRNA pseudouridine(38-40) synthase TruA, with amino-acid sequence MSPTCALALAYDGTDFSGWQFQPGRRTVQGELESILERFYGRRVPVAGSGRTDAGVHALGQVASFTAERAYPAATLFRALGALLPADIRLLSCAEVEPGFDPRRDARSRTYEYFLLPGGSLFHSRYALSVEEGLDWEGMGEAARLFEGRRDFAAVGSPVSPGGGTVREIHRCRLEEGRGCRRLIVTADAFLHRMVRAVVGCLLAVGSGKMTADDTVRLLDSVDRSQAPAAAPARGLFLARVDYAEFSCDPDPGPFQHHFA